Proteins encoded together in one Urocitellus parryii isolate mUroPar1 chromosome 3, mUroPar1.hap1, whole genome shotgun sequence window:
- the LOC144253839 gene encoding putative olfactory receptor 7A2, producing the protein MEPGNGTQRLEFLLLGFAENQELQPLLFGLFLSMYLVTVLGNLLIILATISDSHLHTPMYFFLSNLSFVDVCFTSTTIPKMLVNIQTQSKAISYAGCITQIHFFVLFGGLDDFLLSVMAYDRFVAICHPLHYMVIMNQRLCGLLLLVSWDVSVSYALLQSLMVLQLSFCTDLEIPHFFCDLNQVVHCACSDTFINELVIYFAALLLAVGPLTGILYSYCKIVSSIRAISSTQGKYKAFSTCASHLSVVSLFYGTSLGVYLSSAVTQNSHSIATASVMYTVVTPMLNPFIYSLRNKDIQSALRTLLGTTSRAREPVLLHPAL; encoded by the exons ATGGAACCAGGGAATGGTACTCAACGTTTAGAATTCCTTCTTTTGGGATTTGCAGAGAACCAAGAACTGCAGCCCCTCCTCTTTGGCcttttcctgtccatgtacctggtcactgtgctggggaaTCTGCTCATCATTCTGGCCACCATctcagactcccacctgcacacgcccatgtacttcttcctctccaacctgtcctttgtggacgtctgcttcacctccaccactatccccaagatgctggtgaacatccagacacagagcaaggccATTTCCTATGCAGGCTGCATCACCCAGATTCACTTTTTTGTACTCTTTGGTGGGTTGGATGACTTCCTTTTGAGTGTGATGGCCTACGACCGgtttgtggccatctgtcaccccctcCACTACATGGTCATCATGAACCAAAGGCTCTGTGGATTGCTACTTCTGGTGTCCTGGGATGTGAGTGTCTCATATGCACTGCTACAAAGCTTAATGGTATTGCAGCTGTCCTTCTGCACAGACTTGGAAATCCCACACTTTTTCTGTGACCTTAACCAGGTGGTTCACTGTGCCTGCTCTGACACCTTTATCAATGAGCTGGTGATATATTTTGCTGCTCTCTTGCTGGCTGTTGGACCCCTCACTGGCATCCTTTACTCTTACTGCAAGATAGTATCTTCCATCCGTGCAATCTCATCAACTCAgggcaagtacaaagccttctccacctgtgcatctCACCTCTCTGTGGTCTCCTTATTTTATGGCACAAGCCTAGGTGTGTACCTCAGTTCTGCTGTGACTCAGAACTCACACTCCATTGCAACAGCTTcagtgatgtacactgtggtcacccccatgctgaaccccttcatatacagtctgaggaacaaggacatcCAGAGTGCTCTGAGAACACTCT TGGGCACCACATCAAGGGCCCGAGAGCCTGTCCTCCTCCATCCAGCCCTTTGA